A region from the Dermacentor andersoni chromosome 11, qqDerAnde1_hic_scaffold, whole genome shotgun sequence genome encodes:
- the LOC126539043 gene encoding uncharacterized protein isoform X2 — protein sequence MQGPLRPVFVGVLLLTVFYIIRTYGPVQTSPREGDTFNRAAAASNGSQSLVADTEFSPFWLTSEEESRTDYAVWRLNASIRWRQTHSWAYTCGVFVDQRVRPTLVRFLLLAPTEQLVPSYGRNGTNYGKYECIFLRRDVTPVRGTFLVETRGRHPDEAHVPVYRNGSARVELCVGDDPRTNCSYLWSTEVVAKSAASVPVGGLTSAPYEPVLVTCAVPEDASARLVSLVYRREESAFWFAPRKLHFGVRKQRASVGVCVPPWISEDGVGAQRDLLEYLAYYAALGARHFNVYVNATDQRTLAFLLALRKRSPVSLTYRSWPGVSAGSSLAFAEAALVMDCAYSYADTPIEYVTTVALREFVVLRKASSFGDFLSKAAFANATSLTLLSQPFTTEGSLGMDDMLLAQRDRLRVRPLLDPPGRTSRVFLKATRIVEADAAQVYHALQPNPITVDSEEAIVLRYVTAPNDVTGRGEGVAYVDFSNYTNEDSSLAKWQAKMSSLSPLLWFRRNPRKKKDWRLIRDGTPL from the exons ATGCAG GGTCCCCTGCGCCCCGTCTTCGTCGGCGTTCTTCTGCTGACCGTGTTCTACATCATCAGGACGTACGGCCCCGTGCAGACCTCTCCGCGAGAGGGCGACACCTTCAACCGTGCGGCCGCCGCGTCGAACGGCTCGCAGAGCTTGGTCGCCGACACCGAGTTCTCCCCGTTCTGGCTGACCTCCGAAGAGGAGAGTCGCACCGACTACGCCGTCTGGCGGCTCAACGCGTCCATTCGCTGGCGTCAGACCCATTCGTGGGCCTACACGTGCGGTGTGTTCGTGGACCAACGCGTGAGGCCCACGCTCGTCCGCTTCCTGCTGCTGGCGCCGACCGAGCAGCTGGTGCCTTCGTACGGCCGCAACGGCACCAACTACGGGAAGTACGAGTGCATCTTCCTCAGAAG GGACGTCACGCCCGTACGAGGCACGTTCTTGGTCGAGACGCGCGGTCGCCACCCGGACGAGGCACACGTGCCGGTCTACCGGAACGGCAGCGCCAGGGTCGAGCTCTGCGTCGGCGACGACCCTCGGACCAACTGCTCGTACCTGTGGAGCACCGAGGTGGTGGCGAAGAGTGCGGCGAGCGTGCCGGTCGGTGGACTCACGAGCGCCCCCTACGAACCCGTGCTCGTCACGTGCGCGGTGCCCGAGGACGCCA GCGCTCGCCTGGTGTCTCTCGTGTACCGCCGCGAGGAGAGCGCCTTCTGGTTCGCTCCCCGCAAGCTTCACTTCGGCGTCAGGAAACAGAGAGCCTCGGTCGGCGTCTGCGTGCCGCCCTGGATCTCCGAGGACGGCGTTGGAGCGCAGCGCGACCTGCTCGAATACCTGGCCTACTACGCGGCGCTAGGGGCGCGCCACTTCAACGTCTACGTGAACGCGACCGACCAGCGGACGTTGGCGTTCCTCCTGGCGCTCAGGAAGCGAAGCCCG GTGAGTCTCACCTACCGTTCGTGGCCCGGCGTTTCGGCTGGCAGCAGCCTGGCTTTCGCTGAAGCTGCGCTCGTCATGGACTGCGCCTACAGCTACGCCGACACGCCCATCGAATACGTCACCACAGTCGCCCTGCGAGAGTTTGTCGTCCTACGTAAG GCGTCGAGCTTCGGTGACTTTCTGTCAAAGGCGGCGTTCGCCAACGCGACCTCGTTGACGCTGCTCAGTCAGCCCTTCACCACAGAAGGATCGTTGGGCATGGACGACATGTTGCTAGCACAGCGAGACAGGCTGCGCGTGCGACCCCTGCTGGATCCACCGGGAAGAACTTCGAGAGTGTTTCTCAAGGCCACGCGCATTGTGGAAGCCGACGCCGCCCAGGTCTACCACGCACTACAG CCCAATCCAATCACCGTGGACAGCGAGGAGGCGATCGTGCTGCGGTACGTGACGGCACCGAATGACGTCACCGGAAGGGGCGAGGGTGTCGCCTACGTTGACTTCTCCAACTACACGAACGAGGACTCGAGCCTGGCTAAGTGGCAAGCGAAGATGTCAAGCTTGTCGCCGCTTCTGTGGTTCCGTAGGAACCCGAGGAAGAAGAAAGACTGGCGCTTAATTCGAGACGGCACGCCCCTCTAA
- the LOC126539043 gene encoding uncharacterized protein isoform X1: MMFLQPKRGNAPSHKRLFTEAWRDSTHSEDEREMSGPLRPVFVGVLLLTVFYIIRTYGPVQTSPREGDTFNRAAAASNGSQSLVADTEFSPFWLTSEEESRTDYAVWRLNASIRWRQTHSWAYTCGVFVDQRVRPTLVRFLLLAPTEQLVPSYGRNGTNYGKYECIFLRRDVTPVRGTFLVETRGRHPDEAHVPVYRNGSARVELCVGDDPRTNCSYLWSTEVVAKSAASVPVGGLTSAPYEPVLVTCAVPEDASARLVSLVYRREESAFWFAPRKLHFGVRKQRASVGVCVPPWISEDGVGAQRDLLEYLAYYAALGARHFNVYVNATDQRTLAFLLALRKRSPVSLTYRSWPGVSAGSSLAFAEAALVMDCAYSYADTPIEYVTTVALREFVVLRKASSFGDFLSKAAFANATSLTLLSQPFTTEGSLGMDDMLLAQRDRLRVRPLLDPPGRTSRVFLKATRIVEADAAQVYHALQPNPITVDSEEAIVLRYVTAPNDVTGRGEGVAYVDFSNYTNEDSSLAKWQAKMSSLSPLLWFRRNPRKKKDWRLIRDGTPL, encoded by the exons ATGATGTTCCTCCAGCCAAAGCGCGGTAACGCGCCCAGCCACAAACGGCTGTTCACCGAAGCTTGGAGAGATTCCACGCACAGCGAAGATGAGCGCGAAATGTCG GGTCCCCTGCGCCCCGTCTTCGTCGGCGTTCTTCTGCTGACCGTGTTCTACATCATCAGGACGTACGGCCCCGTGCAGACCTCTCCGCGAGAGGGCGACACCTTCAACCGTGCGGCCGCCGCGTCGAACGGCTCGCAGAGCTTGGTCGCCGACACCGAGTTCTCCCCGTTCTGGCTGACCTCCGAAGAGGAGAGTCGCACCGACTACGCCGTCTGGCGGCTCAACGCGTCCATTCGCTGGCGTCAGACCCATTCGTGGGCCTACACGTGCGGTGTGTTCGTGGACCAACGCGTGAGGCCCACGCTCGTCCGCTTCCTGCTGCTGGCGCCGACCGAGCAGCTGGTGCCTTCGTACGGCCGCAACGGCACCAACTACGGGAAGTACGAGTGCATCTTCCTCAGAAG GGACGTCACGCCCGTACGAGGCACGTTCTTGGTCGAGACGCGCGGTCGCCACCCGGACGAGGCACACGTGCCGGTCTACCGGAACGGCAGCGCCAGGGTCGAGCTCTGCGTCGGCGACGACCCTCGGACCAACTGCTCGTACCTGTGGAGCACCGAGGTGGTGGCGAAGAGTGCGGCGAGCGTGCCGGTCGGTGGACTCACGAGCGCCCCCTACGAACCCGTGCTCGTCACGTGCGCGGTGCCCGAGGACGCCA GCGCTCGCCTGGTGTCTCTCGTGTACCGCCGCGAGGAGAGCGCCTTCTGGTTCGCTCCCCGCAAGCTTCACTTCGGCGTCAGGAAACAGAGAGCCTCGGTCGGCGTCTGCGTGCCGCCCTGGATCTCCGAGGACGGCGTTGGAGCGCAGCGCGACCTGCTCGAATACCTGGCCTACTACGCGGCGCTAGGGGCGCGCCACTTCAACGTCTACGTGAACGCGACCGACCAGCGGACGTTGGCGTTCCTCCTGGCGCTCAGGAAGCGAAGCCCG GTGAGTCTCACCTACCGTTCGTGGCCCGGCGTTTCGGCTGGCAGCAGCCTGGCTTTCGCTGAAGCTGCGCTCGTCATGGACTGCGCCTACAGCTACGCCGACACGCCCATCGAATACGTCACCACAGTCGCCCTGCGAGAGTTTGTCGTCCTACGTAAG GCGTCGAGCTTCGGTGACTTTCTGTCAAAGGCGGCGTTCGCCAACGCGACCTCGTTGACGCTGCTCAGTCAGCCCTTCACCACAGAAGGATCGTTGGGCATGGACGACATGTTGCTAGCACAGCGAGACAGGCTGCGCGTGCGACCCCTGCTGGATCCACCGGGAAGAACTTCGAGAGTGTTTCTCAAGGCCACGCGCATTGTGGAAGCCGACGCCGCCCAGGTCTACCACGCACTACAG CCCAATCCAATCACCGTGGACAGCGAGGAGGCGATCGTGCTGCGGTACGTGACGGCACCGAATGACGTCACCGGAAGGGGCGAGGGTGTCGCCTACGTTGACTTCTCCAACTACACGAACGAGGACTCGAGCCTGGCTAAGTGGCAAGCGAAGATGTCAAGCTTGTCGCCGCTTCTGTGGTTCCGTAGGAACCCGAGGAAGAAGAAAGACTGGCGCTTAATTCGAGACGGCACGCCCCTCTAA